From the genome of Megalopta genalis isolate 19385.01 chromosome 13, iyMegGena1_principal, whole genome shotgun sequence:
TCATAGCTGTCCGAAATGCAACGTCCAACGAGGGAAAAGCTTCGATTTACGCCGCGATCCGAGAAGGGTTGGGCGTCCCAGAAAAATCCGCACATCCgtgaaaaagcgtcggaacgcAACGAAGAAGAATGGGGCGATCGGATCGCGCTACGAAATAATGTTATCATCCCTGGGACGCGTTTTTACGGCGCGCCGCGGCATTTTCTAGACGCCGTTcgaccgcggcgcggcgcgacgcgtcgTCGGTTCGCCATGAAATTCCATGGAGCCCGCGAAAGTGACGATGCGCGAGCAATAAACGCATCCCCGGCGACAAATGCGTCTGATCCAGGCCGGGATGAAGAAACGGGGTGTCGATGGAGTGATATGACTCACGGACGAGCGTCGACGGCGGCCCGTAAAAATTTACACCGCTGTCGGGTCGCATTGTATTTCGTTCCGCCAACTCTTTTATCGGGGAACGACGGGCTTCTCCATGCTGATCAACTTTTCATGGAATATTCTATTTGTATCATATTttaatttgatataatatatataatatatatacaaatattatacatattatatacaaatataatatatattaatttatattatatttgtttaaCTTTGTTCAGCATTCAGCatttgttataatatttttgatatatatacaattataatatatgtcaaattgaaatatataatatataaaatataaatacatatattatatatattatatacaaatataatatatatatatattataatttatattatatttgttcaGCTTTGATTAGCACTCAGcatttgttataatatatatgatatatatccaaatataatatatgtcaaattgaagtataatatataaaatatatatacaaatataatatatgtcaAATTGaagtataatttataaaatatatatacaaatattatatatattaatttgtattatatttatattatatttgttcaGCTTTGTTCAGCATTCCACGCGCCTCCTCGGCGATggagtgttattgtaatatctTCCGGAACGCTACACGGAATTTTAACTAGTGCGTCGTTATTTTTGCAAACAGCAACGATGGGCGGACACCCGACATTTCAGGTTCGGGTCGAAAGTTCGCGATACCCGGGTACTTTTTCATCgttcgctgtttttcgttaaaagCTCGTAAACgaacaaccttgacataaccttgacacccCATACactacttcaaatgacctcggcaaCACCCCATTTCCCGAAAGCAACAcgataattttggaacaccctatagacagcttcaaatcacccCATGAATCTTCCCTTCCTCGGAAACACGATaattacgggacaccctgtatattttaggGTTCTCGACCTAAGCCCTACCTGGCCAGCCCTCGACGTCGGGTACCCGAGGATCGCAAGCTTTCGGGTCCCGACCCGGCCCGAGTCGCGCTCAACCCGAGGCTCGGGTACCCGCCCATCTCGAGTAAAACGGTGATTCATTATTTCGCAAACGCTGTTCCACCGTCGAGCCAAAACGTCGAATCACGTTTTGCAAACAAGATAAAAATTTCGCAGAGTCTCACTGGAAAAAGTGTTTCCTTTTTCGAGCAGCTCGAAACAAAAGCAATACgaaattgcttgcgaaacattTCGACGAAACTTTCGGCTCGCGCGACGAAATTCGCGTGAATTCTGTCTGCGAAGACGTTACGTTGCCTCGAAATAATCGACGCTTATGTTTACGCGGCGAGGGAAGTGTCCCTTTAAAGGGTTTATGGAGCTGTCTCCGACGAGAACGCGAGATCTCTTCGCGACGAAAATGCGCGATCTCTTCGCGAGGAATTCCGTTTCGACGATAATTAACACGTCAGTTTTGCGAGGGATCTAAAATAGGGGTTATTCGTTACACGAGtggattctccctaattttagaGGGTTCTAAAAAATGGAAATTGACTGTCGAGCAAAGACGATCTATTGTTTTCCCAGCGTTGTTTCAAAGACGCGAGACGAGACAAAACAGCGGAGATGGCTCGTGAGATTTTAACAACAACCGTCTAATTCTGTGCGAAATATAAATTAAGGGATGGCTGCAGGGAACGCACGTGGCCCACAAAAACAATAACATACAGGGCTCGGCCTACCGGTGGAAGACGAGGGCGGCCGGAGGCGTCGCTGCTTCACCCCCGAGTCTCGATCATCCCGCAAGTTCCCGCGAAGTCGGGATCGAGTCCAGACCCTTTACCAGTCGAAAGGGAAAGGGTTCGTCGCAGCGGGCCGGTCGATCAACCCAGTTTCGCCAGTCACAAACGGAAAATGGAACGCGGCCGAAAAAACTGCGTCCAACTTCGCCGAAGCTGAACCTCGCCGGGCCGAATATGTCCGCGATGTTTCTCCGTTTCTCCTTTTCTctgtctgtttttttttttcaatttcgcaGTTCTCGCACGTTCGTTTATTATCGTCGCGATCACGTTCGTCGCGTGTTCCTGGAGGAAGGACCAACGACCGCGACCATCCGCGGCCGCGTCACTCGATCGACTGAGTCTCCGCTCCCCGAACGCTGAATCGTTTTATTCCAACCCCCACCAGCACGCTCTCCCACCCCCGACATGATATAGGGCTGCGATCTACAGGGGGATCCATAATGCAGGGCACGCGTCATCCCGAAAATCCCCCGGCATTCCGGAATCCCGCGAATGCTGCTTTAACCCTTTGACCTACGATTCGCTTTTAAAGAAGCCGCGTTGCTTCGACGTTGCTTGTCGTTCATCGTTTCTTTCGAGGATATGACAGTGTTTATTGTTGTACAAAGGGTGGAGAAAAGCGAGAagaaaataataagaaaattatagacaaatataatatatataatgtaatatataatatatattagaatatattgtaatataatataatatattatatatattataatatattacaatataatataatataacatacattatatataaatttaatagcACGTTGTAATAGAATGTCAATGAAAAGGTTAGGGttgaattaatataatataatataacatatattatatataaatataatagaacGTTGTAATAGAATGTCAATAGAAAGCTTAGGGCCAGATGTTGCGGAATCGCCTGTAGAAGGCGACACCTCAGAATTTGTTAACACCGCTGCTTCAAGGGATAAGGTGTCTTGCAGCCCCTAAGCAGGGAGGCTTTTCTCTTTAAAGATGTACTGACGTACGGGGCTCGATTTTCCCCCGGATAAAAATAGGCGAAAATTTCCGTAAACCTGTCTCGTTCTCACCGAGtgttaaccggttagctgtgtttgacgagtatactcgtcacggagaagcgacAGTATCTTctatcacgacgagtatactcgtcgcgcgtaaaaagtagcggcattaaattgtaattttagtgaaaagaaaaacatattctcaaatttcacgatgtttagaatattctgTGGCCCCGATCctcataattaatttattatttatattaatataacaccCATTAATCCACGTAAACCTTGCGTCCGCATAAAACGTTACAACGAATGCGTTACGCGCAGCTTTACAGAACAAAAATTTACCCTTTTTGTCGCAGATAGCCATGTCTAtcgaaaaatggagaatttacaATAATGTCGAGCGAAGAAGATCCCGGTGCGAGCGAAATGAACAACCATTACCCAGCCCAAAAGCCAGTCTTCATCCGAAGAAAGTTACGTTCTTTGTCCGGTGAGATTGGAAAGGAATCCTGCATTACGAGCTTCTATCACACAATCAGACGATAAATTCGGATAAATGCTGCTCGCAACCGGATAAATTGAAAACCGCGATTCGAGAGAAACGTTCGGTATTAGCGAATCGGGTGGATATCGTCTTCCATCACGGCAATGCCAGGGCCTCGTGTCTCTTTGGCCACGCGACAAAAGCTGTTCGCGTTTGGCCGGGATGTTCTAACCCACCCTGTCATATTCGACAGACATTGCACCCTCTGATTTCCACTTATCCGCGTCTTCGCAAAATTTCCTCAACGACAGGAACGTCGGCTCTTTGGACGATGTGAAAAATCATTGCGGAGAATCTTTACGTTTTCGAGCAAAATGCTGCATACAGAATTAATgaaagggttcctgaggtgatttggagaaactttttcctttgcgaaaatgcaatccgcggcttcgtttacgagttatcaacgaaaaacgctgaccaatcggtGAGCGAGTATAACCAGCGCTCCGCCCTGCGGCCAATGCcacgtcgcgccggccgtctgacgcagcggcagtggtcgcgagggcggggcgacagccgtacgcgatctctcgttggtcactgtttttcgttaataactcgtaaacgaagccgcggatcgcattttcgctaaggagaaagtttctCCAAATCACCTAAGGAACCTCTCTTCTCCCGcccgtacaataattttgggacaccctgtataaacgtAGTGGGCCGGAATTCGTGGTACAAGCGAACAGAgagtgattctacgtgaaacAACAAGAAGCAAATTTAGTACAATATTCTAAAAATAGTCGACTAATTCCCTGTCTAATTCCCTGCTAATTCCACGCGATAATGACAGACGGGATCGTCTTCGTTTCTGTACGTAACACGGCTAATCCGTCGACGCACTCGCGATGCTAAGCAGCGGGACAGAGTCCTGACTCGGCGGAACTTCCGAGGCCATTACGAATGGAGCGCATTGTGCAACGAGCGGGGCCGATGAATTAAGACCACTCGACGTTTCCATTTTTGCGTGCTCGGTCTAATTGAAAGGACCGCCGCTTTCGAATCAGCTATCGGGTCGCTCGTGCTAGCTCGCCGAGCAATTTTATCGCGGCACGGTCGAACACAATCGTCCTAGAACAATTTCCCATTTATTATCGTTTCCTAGGAAATTACGTCGTTTCGGCGTCGGTGCGCTTGGAACCGTTGGAAAACAAACGTGATCTGTCCTATCGATTCAAGCGTACGTCATTAAGTCGCCGCTGtttgtcgcggcgcggcgcaaggTAAACTTCGCATAATCACGGCGTCGCCCGTTGCGAAGCCTGCGACTAAAAAATATCGGATGTTCGACGGTCAGTGCAAATAAATGCCGTTtaccatttttatattattattatatatattgtatataatattattattatatatattgtatataatattaatattatattatgatataatataatataatataatataatataatataatataatatttcatattattatatacattattatatatattattgttagttTTTCCGAGCACATTGCTGCGGTCGTCGCATCGAATTTCGAGCGCATAGAATTGGGACAGCGTTCCCAAGGCACGTGGCACGGCAAAACGCAACGGAAGACGTAACCGATAAAACGTTCCTTCCCGCGGCGAGTTTAAAAACTGTCAGAGGAAGTACGTGGACGGAATCGCGCGTAAAACGTGCACCGGGCTGTGCAGAATTATTATATTCGCCGGACGAGTAAAGAATCGTTCGCTAGGTTCATTATCGAAGTATTAATCGAAGCACGGGGAAGAAGTTCCCGGGGTTCGTTAAGCCCGTATTTTCCCTCGCTCGCCCATTATCACGCTCGCGATAATTATACCGCGGGGCACGCTCGCAACGCGCGCGCGGAAATGTTTAAAAAACAGCGGTCCGCGAAATACGATAGAAATTAATTCGCGCGCGGCGCGCACCGCGgctttgttttaattttgaATTTACCCGTTGTTCCGGGAAGCTCGCGAGAAACTTACACGGTTTAATGAGAACTTGCCCGAAATTGATCCCCGCGGTGCATCGCGGCCCACGGAGCCTCGTGTCGGTGAAAATCGCGGCCGAGCCGAGAGAGGTGCGTGCACATTGCGCCGTGCGTTTTAGAACCGAGGGGACTCGTTGAAACTTCTACGTCGAGGCTGAGTATATTCGACGAAAATAACCGAAAATTTTCCGCCACGAGAATTGCTCCTTTCCTCCGCGCGAATCGCTTCCTCCGAACAATTCCTCCCCAACGATTCCATTTAAAACGATAGATAGATATCGATCTCCCGTCCACGCCCGCGGCTGTTACTTTCAACGGACGGGGTCGTTCGCTTCTCATATCTCCTATCTATCCATCTATCTCTTCGGCATCGGGTTTTATTCTACGGTGGGTACGATGCGACAGAAAAAACCCTGTCCGCGAGGGTAGTTGGAGGGTAAATTAGATTGCGCGCTTCTCCGCCAATTTCCTCCCCCTCGGTGGCTTGTTCaagttttgaaaaaaatgtgGTTTATTTCTGGCATCAAGCCGCACGTTGTAgatttttttcagatttttcggttgcCTGCTGTGGCTATCAAAAATGGAAAACCAAACAAATATCGGAAAATCGaagatttctcgaaaacaaagaaTTGCGCTTTTTTTACATTAATTCTCCGATAAGGTGCTATCACTGCGCGAGCGAGCAGCGGGAAGATCGCGCGGGGGAGGCCATCTCGCGCGAAAACGTTTTTGATCGTGAAAAAAAGGCCAGCGTCGAAAACAATGGAGAGCGGCGAGGAATTTCCAGCGCCGAGCTCGCGGACACTTACGCGACCGTCGAATTCTGTTAAACCGAAACGCGACCGGTGAAACGAGCGTTTCATTGGCTCGCGAATGGGACAAAGGATTCCCGGAGCTGCTAGCCGCCGAAATTCGTCCAGCGATAGCACAGTGTCGCGGCGGTTTACGCGTTTAAGCGCGGCCGTCGACATTTTCTGCGCGGTCCAATAAGAACGAAACGAGAGGACGAGAGGAAAAAAAGGAGAGGGAATCTAATATCGACGTTACACGCTCCCCATTCGCCCGGGCGGATCCATTTGCACCGCTCCCTTCGCCGTTTCGCCGCGGATGAACGAAATTCTTCTCGATAcatgtatagtaatttctcccggaaatgccaaatttcgggttgctgcgaatttctctgtgctagttctacgcctaCGTAATTTGTTGCTACGTCAATGCTAAGAGTTGATGGAGTCGATCTTCTTCTATCAGGAAATAACCTTGTCAAAACCACGAATTTCCTGGCGACGCTCTTACAGAGCCTGTACGgagtgcacggttaaatttacatcgaTTCTGGAGCGACATGTAAATTCTCGTGTACAAGACATCTTTTCCTATCAGGAagtaatcttgacataaccacgAATTTCTTGCCGACGCTTTTACAGAGCCTGTACGGtggtgcacggttaaatttacatcgaTTCTGGAGCGACACGTAAATTCTCGCGTACAGGACATCTTTTCCTATCaagaaataaccttgacataaccacgaATTTCCTGGCGACGCTCCTACAGAGTCGGTACGgagtgcacggttaaatttacatcgaTTCTGGAGCGACATGTAAATTCTCGCGTACAAGACATTTCGTTCTATCAGGAACTCGCACGAACACGGCTCGACGAAGCAAGAAAATAGATGCAAGGAGCAGAAGCGAGATAGATGTATAGGGTGATCCGTTTAAGTGGACTTTAAGTGGACTAAAGTTATTAAcaaaccgcggatctttatgtaaaataaaaatgttcaaagCCGTTTGTAAGAAACAGAATACGACGCGAATACAATGACCTACGACACGATATCATTCCACGCAGTAAAAATGACATAACCGAACCGTATATGCGGCAtaatagtgtcacgtggcctccgaattgccttcgaatcgtggaaaaaaaatcagaaacaaaaaaattaagtcatcgtttttattgcAGCATCGCCGCCGCCTTTTTCGCCGACTGGCCTGAGtttgtataaaaacgagccgcgaggtccgaagaatcgcgacttagtattctcggatctgccggtttcagttCCGActtccgaacatttctgagagTCATCGGTGTATCTCTTCGCCGACGACGCTCGCTTCGCACACCGAACTCCGTGTTTCTACTTCCTCCTGTAGGGCGAAGGATAGTCCGTGAGGATGCTGCCGGTCGAAAGAATGGCACCCGGACCACCCACGATGCCACCCTTGTTCGCCAGCCAGCCGTTGCCTCCGAAAAAGCCGACAGGTTCCAGTCGGTTCGTGTAAAATCCGTCGTTCGCGCCCGCAACCTGCAGCAAACCGCTTCCAGTCCCGAGCTGCTTCCCACGATCGGGCCCACGCTCCACTTGCGGTCCCCTCAGGTTCTCCAGAGTCTCCTTCAACTGGACCACGCGGTCTCGCAGGAACGACTGCGGCGAGAACTGCAAGTTCTGGGAGAGCGGAGCCAGGAACCAGGTGAGCAGGCTCGGCTTCGACGTGCTCGATCCGTTTGCCTGCAAATCCCGCCAAAATCGAGAAACGACATTtgaaaactttcgagaagcttAGAGGATCATAATTTGGGCCATTCTATCGCTACGAGGAATTCTTTCGGTCTCTTCGGCCTGTTGAAGACAGCGATCAAacgaatataataaattctccgtaattttccttcaacttgtaagcacaaatagacaatttatgaagagaaaatacgattatatttatatttttatatttattcaagCTAGATTTTCTAACTCGTTCAATTTCTCATAGACGCCAAAGCCGTATTTTCAAAAACCATCGACGCTTCGACCGTTTCCAATTCCCAGCCAGAGTTCGTCGTTTCccattatttcttataattgtttAACAAAGCATCCTCGGGCATTTTCGCTCGTAGAATCTTGCGGTCGAATAATCCTTGTCGCACCCGGTACATTAGTCGCGCGTGCGATTAAACCGGTGTCCCTAATTCCCAGCAATAAAAATTCAACACTCACGTTCTCGGCGATGGAATCGGTGGTGACGGTGGTGGTGGCGGACAAAGCGTCCCGATCCTCATTTTTTCCAATCGGGTAGGTCCCGTCGTCGATCACGTCGGCGTGGCCGTCGATGGGCGGATCCACAGGTTTCGATGACACCCCGGCAGCCTGGAAATTCGAGCAAAAGATTCACGATCTTGGCGCACCGGTTCTCGGATCGGGGTCGGCGGTTGCACGGCGAAACGTTACCATCAGGACGAGCAAGGAAAACAACGTGAACGGCATCGCGACGAGCTTGTCCTCTTGAAAACACTCGGCGGGTTCTGAGAGAAACGCGTTCACCGAAGCTCCACGGAATTTCCGCGGGACGTGAGTGCAGTCGCGCGAGTCGTGCGCGATATATAGCGCTTCCTGGTCTGCTGTTTATCGTATGGGGGCACCCACATGTCTCCGTAGATACCGACGAAATTGCCAAATTGTACAGGCATCCGCGCGGACAACAACGAGAGCCTTGGATACGGTCGCGCAACTATTCTCGTTTCACTTTTAACCCGTTAAAGAGACTCGACGCACCATTTCCTTGATGTGTCACGATGATTGGAACTGTTTCGATCGCGATCGTTTCTTCGAAGATCGTAGAAAGTTTGTAGCTAGATTTATTTCAATACTTAAATATTCGTGACACGGGGACAGAGTTTTATTCCAATTTGAgtgaacggaataacattcacaATTAAGGGGTTGTTAATCAGTCAACGAGTCAAACTCGTTATCTTCAAAAATTCTTTCTTATCTTCAGAATTCAAGTTTTATCAGACGCGGTTTAAAAATAAAACCGATTGTTCACTATCGTAGAACACATTTGCCCAATTGTTTTGCAGTTTATTAATTGGTTTAGCCGAGTGGCAACGTGAAATGTCTTGGCGAATATGAGAAACGcagtgcaataaattctccccaattgtccctcggttCGTAATCGAAAACGGACAATTATTTCGaacagaagacacgattatacgAGATTTACAGTATCATAGTACTATAACATTttgtataaatttaattattttcattagatGATTACGTAACAATATAAGCCGACCGCTTTTCGCCGATCGGCAAAAACGTATCGTTGGCGCTCTTCCGTCGAGCCAAACGCGTCAACTTCGAACGGAACTGGACCAAGCAATTGATTCGCTTCGTCCGTGAAtaagagaagaagaaaaaagaacacAGAACGAACGAGAGAGTGCCATAAACCGTATCACAAGAGGAACGAAACGATCTGGGGAGAACCGGTCCGCCTTTTTCCCCTTCATTGTGTTCGATCGGGTTCCATAACTGAACCGCCTTGAGGATGCAGTCCCGCCTTCCTTTTCCTCTCTCCGTGGAATCGTTACCGGTGGCCTTGGGCAAGGTCGCAGGTCTTTCGAAAACGAAAGTCCCCGATCACGTGCCACCGGCGCCATCTTATTTTTCCCTTTTCCGTTCGAGCCGTTTCGCTTTCGACGAATCTCCCTCTCTACCACCGAGAGAACATCGAAACCGTATCCTCCGCGCGCGACCTTTGATCCTTCGTCTCTCGTAAAAACTGCAATTCGTAttccgcgtgcgcgcgcgcgcgtctacATACTTCTAATACGTTCGAGATATTGGAGACGTGATATTCGAGGCGCGCCGATGAAATCGTGTTACACTTCAGCGAACGATCCTCGTTGTCGTTTACGCGGACGAACGTGCGATACGAACGATACAATGGCGCACGGTTTGGCGCCGTTCGTCGATCCGAGGCGTGAAAATTTCAACGGCGAGGGACCAATTTTTCATTCCGGGAACCGTTTCGATCATCGGCACGAAGGCGCGAACCAGATGGACGCGGTGTCGTCGAGCAACAAGTTCGGCATTTCACCCCTTGCGCACCCATCTCACccctttggggagaggagatgcgattattgttAGGAGACATGTCacgtttttaaataatataaaataattgaataatataaatgtaatataataaacagtataacaatattatgaacagtattattattatacaataatacaataaaaataattaaatttataaaaaatatatataaatcgaataatcgtatcatccCAAATCGTCCATGTTTGTTTCcaggtcaattagggagaatttaactGTACTCCATcgatgtacagtggcccacaaaagtgttcgcacacCTTTCAACACGCGATAACTATTCTCAAACCGAACCAAATCATTTccgagtcatttagttcagattgaaaataattttaagcATTATTCGAGTTGTCAgctcaattatattttaaaaagatGAACAAATATTTTTGCGGGCCACTGTGTCTGGCCATCTTCTTTCTCTCCGCCGCAGT
Proteins encoded in this window:
- the LOC117224318 gene encoding uncharacterized protein LOC117224318, yielding MPFTLFSLLVLMAAGVSSKPVDPPIDGHADVIDDGTYPIGKNEDRDALSATTTVTTDSIAENANGSSTSKPSLLTWFLAPLSQNLQFSPQSFLRDRVVQLKETLENLRGPQVERGPDRGKQLGTGSGLLQVAGANDGFYTNRLEPVGFFGGNGWLANKGGIVGGPGAILSTGSILTDYPSPYRRK